Below is a window of Variovorax sp. TBS-050B DNA.
AGCGCGAGTTCGACCAGGCCGCGGATGCCCTGCCCGTGCGCGGCCGAGATGCCGTGCACGTCGCCGAAGCCGAGCTCGTAGAAATCGACCAGCTTGGTGCCGTCGTGCATGCCCTCGGCCTTGTTGGCCACCAGCAGGCAGGGCTTGCCGAGACGGCGCAGCTCGTTGGCGATCTCGTGGTCCTGCGCGGAGAGGCCCTCGCGGGCGTCGACCACGAAGATCACCACGTCGGCCTCGGCCACGGCCTGGCGGGTCTGCTTGGCCATCTCCTTGAAGATGCCGCTGCCCGCGTCGGGCTCGAAGCCGCCGGTGTCGATGACGATGAATTCGTGCTTGCCCAGGCGGCCGTTGCCGTAGTGCCGGTCGCGCGTGAGCCCCGCGAAGTCGGCGACGATGGCGTCGCGCGTCTGCGTCAGGCGGTTGAAGAGGGTCGATTTGCCGACGTTCGGACGCCCGACCAGGGCCACGACCGGCTTCATGGCCGGCCTTTCAGGGGCACGGTGTTCATGGTCGGGCCTTGCAGAAGATCATTCGGGGCGGTAGCCGAACACGCCGCCATTGGCGGTGACCACGACCACGGTGTTGCCGGCGAGCACCGGCGTGACGGCGATGGCGGAACCATCGGGCGTCACGCGGTTGAGCAGCGAACCGTCCTCGCGCGAGACGAAGTGCAGCGTGCCGGTGCTTTCGCCGATCACGAGCGAGCGGCCGACGGCCAGCGGGCCGGTCAGCACGCGGTTCTTGAAGCGGGTCGACTGCCAGGCGCGCTCGCCGTCGGCGCGGCGCCAGGCGGTGACGCTGCCGTCGGCCTCGGTGCCGTAGACAAAGCCTTCGTCGCCGCTGACGCCCTCGGCGCCCACTGCGGGCTTGCTCCAGAGCAGCTGGCCGCGCAGCGTGTCGACGCAGCCGACGTTGGCGTAGTAGGCGCGTGCGCAGACCGTGTCGCCCACGCGGCTCACGCTGCCCGTCAGGTCGACGAGGCGTTCCACGTCGTTGGTGCCGCGCGGCGCCGCGATCGGCGCTTCCCAGCGCGAGACGCCGTTGCCCGGATTGAGGCCGACCAGCCGGCCGCCGATGCCAGAGACCAGCGTATCGCCGACCGCGATCAGCACGCCCGACTTGCGCAGCACGAGGTTCTCGGCCGTGCGCTGCTGCTGCCAGAGGCGGCGGCCGCTCTGGCCGTCCCAGGCGCTGATGCTGCGGTCGGCGGTCTGCACGAAGACGCGGCGGCCGGCCACGAGCGGCGCGGTGAAGGCCTGCGCCGTGAGACGCTGCTTCCAGAGCACCTTGCCGCCCTCGAGGGCCACGAGTTCGTTGTTGCTGGTGACGACCGCGGTCAGCGAGCCGTCGCTGCCGACACCCGCCGCCAGCGGTGCGCCGGCGTCCGCGCGCCAGGTCTCGCGGCCGGCGCGTGCGTCGATGACGACCACCGTGCCCTTGTCGCCGCCGGCCACCGTGACCGTGTCGCCGCTGACGTCGACCGCCAGCGGGAAGTTGACGGCCGGGATGCGCACGCTCCACGCCTGGCGCACGCCGAAGAGCGAGGGATTCGGCGGCAGTTCGGCCGGCTTGGGCTTGCTGGTGCCCGAGCACGCAGCCAGCACTGCGACCAGAACAAGAGCAGGAGCCACGCGCAGCGCGCGCGACCCGGGCAGGAGACGCTTGAGATTCATGGTGCGGTCAGGAAGTTTTGGAGGCTGCGGGCGTGACCGTGATCACGGGCGCGAGGCTTTTGGGATCGACGCCGGCGGCATTGAGCTTGAATTCGACCAGGCGCCGGTAGTCGGAGGTCGGGCCGAGCCCGGTCCAGGCCTTGCGGTACTCGGCCTGCGCCTCGTCGCGCTTGCCCTGGGCCATGTAGATGTCGCCCTTGCGGTCGGCCACGAGCGGTTCGAACTCCTTCGGCACCTCGCCCGCGAGCTGCTTCAGGGCTTCGTCGTAGGACTTGCTGTCGAGCAGCTCGGCCGCGAGCCGCAGCTTGGCGACCGCCTTGTAGCCCGGGTCGGCGGCGCTCTGGGCCACCCAGCCGAGCGCGGCGCGCGATTCCTCGAGCTTGCCCTTCTCGTACAGCGTCTTGGCGGCCAGCAGGCCGGCCTGCTGCGCGTAGGCGGTGCTCGCGAAGCGTTCCTTCATGTCGCCGAAGACGCGCTGGATGCGCTCGGCATCGCCGGCCTGGGTGCTGCGCTCGAGCTCGTCGTAGAGGGCCGAGGCCTGCGCCGCCTGGCTGCGCTGGTAGTAGAGCCAGCCGTTCCACGCCACGAAGGCGCCGGCCACGAGCAGCACGACCCAGGTGATCAGGGTGCCGTAGGTGTTCCAGAAATGCTTGAGCTGGTCGAGCTGTTCCTGTTCGTCGAGGTCGAGATGGGTTGCCATGCGCTGTCAGGTGTTGGGAGCCGGGGATTGTAGGGTGGCGGCCCAGGCGGCCACGTCGGCCAGCGGGCGGGCCACTTGTTCGCCGCCGCCTTCGCGCAGCGGCTTGACGGTGACTTCGCCGCGCGAGAGCTCGTCCTCTCCGAAGATCAGCGCATAGCGCGCGCCGCTCGCATCGGCCTTCTTGAACTGCGCCTTCATGCTGCCGCCGCCCGCATGCTGCAGCACGCCGACGCCGGCGGCGCGCAGCTGTTCCAGCACCGCCATCACCTGCGGCAGCACGGTGGCCGAGGGCATTACGGCATAGGCCGCGGGGGCTGCCAGGGGCACCGGCAGGCGCAGTTCCTGGATCAGCAGCAGCAGCCGCTCGATGCCGAGGCCGAAGCCGACCGCCGGCGCCGCCTTGCCCCCCATCTGGCCGATGAGGCCGTCATAGCGCCCGCCTCCGCAGACGGTGCCCTGGGAGCCGAGCTGGTCGGTGACCCATTCGAAGACCGTGAGGTTGTAGTAGTCCATGCCGCGCACCAGGCGCGGATTCACGCGGTAGACCAGGCCCGCGGCGTCGAGCACGGCGCGCACCGCATCGAAGTGCGCGCGCGATTCCTCGCCGAGGAAGTCCATCAGCTGCGGCGCCGCCTCGACCACCGGCTGCATGGCCGGGTTCTTGGTGTCGAGGATGCGCAGCGGGTTGCTGTGCAGGCGCCGCTGCGCGTCGGCGTCGAGCAGGTCGGCATGCGCCTCGAGGTGGCGGATCAGCGCCTCGCGGTGCGCCTGGCGCTCGGGCGGCTGGCCGAGGCTGTTGATCTCCAGGCGCACGTGCTCGCCTTCGGCCAGCCCGAGCTCGCGCCACAGCGCACGCAGCATCAGGATCAGCTCGGCGTCCACGTCCGGGCCCGGGAAGCCCAGGGCCTCGACGTCGAGCTGGTGGAACTGGCGGTAGCGGCCCTTCTGCGGTCGCTCGTGCCGGAACATCGGCCCCAGGGTCCACAGGCGCAGCGGGCCGTTGTAGAGCGCGTTGTGCTCGACCATCGCACGCACGATGCCGGCGGTGGCCTCGGGACGCAGCGTGAGCTTGTCGCCGTTCATCGAGTCGGTGAAGGAATACATCTCCTTCTCGACGATGTCTGTGACCTCGCCGAGCCCGCGCACGAACAGCGCCGTCGGCTCGACGACCGGCGTCACGATGTACTGGTAGCCATAGCGCGCCAGCACCTGCCGCACCGTCTGCTCGAACCACGACCAGAGGGCCGAATCGGGCAGCCGGTCGGTGCGCGGCACGCTGGCCGGCAATATGTCGTTCATGCCTTTGACGGCATTGATCTTTTCAGCCATGGGAAGAAGAAGCGGTCAGGCGACGTCGGCAGCCTGGGGCTGGCCGAAGCGCTTTTCGATGTAGTTTTCGACGAGCTGATGGAACTCGTTGGCGATATTGTCGCCGCGCAGCGTGAGGGCCTTTTCGCCGTCGATGAAGACCGGCGCGGCGGGCGCCTCGCCGGTGCCGGGCAGGCTGATGCCGATGTCGGCGTGCTTGCTCTCGCCGGGGCCGTTGACGATGCAGCCCATGACGGCCACCTTCATCGTCTCGACGCCCGGGTATTTCTTGCGCCAGACCGGCATCTGCATGCGCAGGTAGTCGTCGATCTGCTTGGCGAGTTCCTGGAAGGTGGTGCTCGTGGTGCGGCCGCAGCCCGGGCAGGCCGTGACGCTCGGCACGAACACGCGCAGGCCCAGCGCCTGCAGGATCTCCGAAGCGATCACCACCTCCTGCGTGCGCGACTCGCCCGGCTGCGGCGTGAGCGACACGCGGATGGTGTCGCCGATGCCCTCCTGCAGCAGGATCGACAGCGCCGCAGCGGAGGCCACCGTGCCCTTGGTGCCCATGCCGGCTTCGGTCAGGCCCAGGTGCAGCGGATAGTCGCAGCGACGGGCCAGCTCGCGGTAGACCGAGATCAGGTCCTGCACGCCGCTCACCTTGCACGACAGGATGACCTGGTTGCCGGCCATGCCCATCGATTCGGCGAGCTTCGCGGATTCGATGGCGGAGGTGATCAGCGCCTCGTACATGACCTGCTTGGCATCCCAGGGGTCGGCGCGCCGGCTGTTGGCGTCCATCAGGCTCGCAAGCAGCTCCTGGTCGAGGCTGCCCCAGTTCACGCCGATGCGCACCGGCTTGTCCCAGCGCATCGCCGCGTCGATCATCTGGCCGAACTGCCTGTCCTTCTTGTCGCCCTTGCCCACGTTGCCGGGGTTGATGCGGTACTTGCTCAGCGCCTCGGCGCAGGCCGGATAGTCGGTGAGCAGGCGGTGGCCGTTGTAGTGGAAGTCGCCGACCAGCGGCACGTCGATGCCCATGCGGTCGAGCTGCTCGCGGATGTACGGCACCTGCGCCGCCGCCTCGGGCGTGTTGACGGTGATCCGCACCATCTCCGAGCCGGCCTGGGCCAGCTCTTTCACCTGGATGGCGGTGCCGATGGCGTCGACCGTGTCGGTGTTGGTCATCGACTGCACCCGCACCGGTGCGTCGCCGCCCACGGTGACGACGCGCGGGCCCCAGACCACGCGGGCCTGGCGGGAACGGCGCGGACTGGGCGAGGCCACGGCGATGGGTTGCGGGCTGCAGTCGATGGTCATGGCGATGTCACCTCGAAACGCGCCACGCTGCCGCCGCGCGTGAAGGGTTTGAGATCGAAGGGCTTGCCGCGCACCTGCACGTCGACGGCCGAGGCGCGCCCCACCACCACCGACAGCGGCAGCGCACCCGAGAGGCCCACGGTCTCGCCGGCCTGCAGGATGCGCTTCAGCAGGACCTTGCCGCCGGCCTCGGTGACCGTGACCCAGCATTCCTCGCGCGCGACGAAGACCAGCGGCTGGCCGCCGGCTGCCGCGGGCGGCGAAGCGGTGGCGACCGCGGTCGTGCTCGCGCCGGGGACCGGAAGCGCCGCGGGCGGCGTGCCCGGGGACGCAGGCGAGGCGGCGGCCGGAAGCGCCGCTGCCGAAGCGGGTGCCGCGGGCGGCACCGCGGCGTTTTCGACCACGACCGACGAGCCGCCCGGCGCCGCTTCGGGCCCGGAAGTTGCCGACGCGGCATCGGTCCCGTCCCGCGCGGTCCAGCGCGAGACCGAGGCGCCGATCTGGTCGAAGGCCGACTGCGGCAGCCAGAACAGCACGGCCGCGCCCACCAGCAGCAGCCCGACCACCGTGAGCACGGCGCGCGACGGAAGGCCGCTCGCGCGGCCGCTGCTGCTGCTCCAGCGCGGCTGGCCGGAGACCACGCCGCCCTTGAGCGTGCGGTCGGCCTCGGCCAGCGGGGCGCGCTGCGCGCCCGGCAGCTTGGCGAGCACGGGCCCGGGTTCGATGCGCAGCGCCCGGCAGACGCTGCTCGCAAGCGCGCGCGCAAACACCGGATCGGGCAGCGACGCAATGTCGTCCGCCTCGAGCGCGGCCAGCTTCTGCGGCGGCACCTTGAGCGCCGCGGCGACCATTTCGATGTGCAGCCCGTGCGCCTCGCGCGCTTCGCGGAGCAAGTCGCCGGCCGTCTTGTGCGTGATGTCGCCTTCCTCGAGCGGCAGCACCGCCGAGGTGCCGAACTCCGAAACCCGTTCAGTCATTGAAATTCCCGCGCTCGTACGCGATGGCCTCCCTCGATTGCGGGAAGCGCCGTTGCAATTGCCCCGCCAGCTGCGCCATC
It encodes the following:
- a CDS encoding tetratricopeptide repeat protein codes for the protein MATHLDLDEQEQLDQLKHFWNTYGTLITWVVLLVAGAFVAWNGWLYYQRSQAAQASALYDELERSTQAGDAERIQRVFGDMKERFASTAYAQQAGLLAAKTLYEKGKLEESRAALGWVAQSAADPGYKAVAKLRLAAELLDSKSYDEALKQLAGEVPKEFEPLVADRKGDIYMAQGKRDEAQAEYRKAWTGLGPTSDYRRLVEFKLNAAGVDPKSLAPVITVTPAASKTS
- the ispG gene encoding flavodoxin-dependent (E)-4-hydroxy-3-methylbut-2-enyl-diphosphate synthase, with protein sequence MTIDCSPQPIAVASPSPRRSRQARVVWGPRVVTVGGDAPVRVQSMTNTDTVDAIGTAIQVKELAQAGSEMVRITVNTPEAAAQVPYIREQLDRMGIDVPLVGDFHYNGHRLLTDYPACAEALSKYRINPGNVGKGDKKDRQFGQMIDAAMRWDKPVRIGVNWGSLDQELLASLMDANSRRADPWDAKQVMYEALITSAIESAKLAESMGMAGNQVILSCKVSGVQDLISVYRELARRCDYPLHLGLTEAGMGTKGTVASAAALSILLQEGIGDTIRVSLTPQPGESRTQEVVIASEILQALGLRVFVPSVTACPGCGRTTSTTFQELAKQIDDYLRMQMPVWRKKYPGVETMKVAVMGCIVNGPGESKHADIGISLPGTGEAPAAPVFIDGEKALTLRGDNIANEFHQLVENYIEKRFGQPQAADVA
- the bamB gene encoding outer membrane protein assembly factor BamB; this encodes MNLKRLLPGSRALRVAPALVLVAVLAACSGTSKPKPAELPPNPSLFGVRQAWSVRIPAVNFPLAVDVSGDTVTVAGGDKGTVVVIDARAGRETWRADAGAPLAAGVGSDGSLTAVVTSNNELVALEGGKVLWKQRLTAQAFTAPLVAGRRVFVQTADRSISAWDGQSGRRLWQQQRTAENLVLRKSGVLIAVGDTLVSGIGGRLVGLNPGNGVSRWEAPIAAPRGTNDVERLVDLTGSVSRVGDTVCARAYYANVGCVDTLRGQLLWSKPAVGAEGVSGDEGFVYGTEADGSVTAWRRADGERAWQSTRFKNRVLTGPLAVGRSLVIGESTGTLHFVSREDGSLLNRVTPDGSAIAVTPVLAGNTVVVVTANGGVFGYRPE
- a CDS encoding helix-turn-helix domain-containing protein, whose amino-acid sequence is MTERVSEFGTSAVLPLEEGDITHKTAGDLLREAREAHGLHIEMVAAALKVPPQKLAALEADDIASLPDPVFARALASSVCRALRIEPGPVLAKLPGAQRAPLAEADRTLKGGVVSGQPRWSSSSGRASGLPSRAVLTVVGLLLVGAAVLFWLPQSAFDQIGASVSRWTARDGTDAASATSGPEAAPGGSSVVVENAAVPPAAPASAAALPAAASPASPGTPPAALPVPGASTTAVATASPPAAAGGQPLVFVAREECWVTVTEAGGKVLLKRILQAGETVGLSGALPLSVVVGRASAVDVQVRGKPFDLKPFTRGGSVARFEVTSP
- the hisS gene encoding histidine--tRNA ligase; the protein is MAEKINAVKGMNDILPASVPRTDRLPDSALWSWFEQTVRQVLARYGYQYIVTPVVEPTALFVRGLGEVTDIVEKEMYSFTDSMNGDKLTLRPEATAGIVRAMVEHNALYNGPLRLWTLGPMFRHERPQKGRYRQFHQLDVEALGFPGPDVDAELILMLRALWRELGLAEGEHVRLEINSLGQPPERQAHREALIRHLEAHADLLDADAQRRLHSNPLRILDTKNPAMQPVVEAAPQLMDFLGEESRAHFDAVRAVLDAAGLVYRVNPRLVRGMDYYNLTVFEWVTDQLGSQGTVCGGGRYDGLIGQMGGKAAPAVGFGLGIERLLLLIQELRLPVPLAAPAAYAVMPSATVLPQVMAVLEQLRAAGVGVLQHAGGGSMKAQFKKADASGARYALIFGEDELSRGEVTVKPLREGGGEQVARPLADVAAWAATLQSPAPNT